The Hymenobacter sp. DG01 sequence CCTCCGAAATAACCAGAATGGTACCATTGGTCTGGGCCGTGGCTTTCAGGGTGAGCTCCCAGAGGTAGGCCACGCCCGCCGCATCTACCCCCGGAAATACCCGCCGGATAGCGGCCGCGAAGTTCAGCTCATCAACGGTTCCCTGGGGCAGGCGCGGCGTGTTCGATACCACCTTCATCATCACCTGTCCGTTGTGGCTCAGCTCCCAGCTGTAGTGCTTGGTGAAGTGCACAGTGAATAGGGGCTCGTACTGGGCGTCGCTGGGCTCTACCAGGTAACCCAGGCCGAACACGTCCGATGCGTCGGAAATCAGGGCGTTGCGGTCTTCGCTGAGCTCCAGTAGCTTGCGGATGCGTCGGTAGTCGCGCAACGGAATCGGAGATTCCAGGGTCATGATGGGCACTACGGCCGGGTGGTTGCGCCGGGCAATCAGCATAGTGCCTACCCCTTCGTCGCCTTCGTGGCGCAGGGCCGCAATGCCATTGCAGGCATCATAAAGGCCATGCGAGCCGGCGGCGGCGCGCAGCATAAACCGGCGGCCGGCCGCACGCAGCACTTCGTTATAGTCGCGGTCCAGCACGGGCCGGTCATCATCAGTGTCAGATTCGCGCAGGGCGCGGGACGCATCCTGCAGGAACTCCTGCACCGTGGCGGCCAGCAGGGAGGCCGGGCGCGTGGGGCCCGCCGGACCCGGCAGGGAATAGTAGCTGTTGTACACCTCCGCCGAAAGCTGCAGCACTACAATAACCAGGTAGCCGCCCACGCTTACGGGCAGGGAGCAGAAATTAACCCGGTCTTCTTCGCGCAGTCTTACCAGGTCGTTGAGGGCATGCTCGGTGGCCCGGCGCAGCAGCTCGTACCAGCGGTGCTTCTCAAACCGGTCGTGGTCGAGGGGGTGCAGGTGATATACTACCTCGCGGGGACCGTCGGGCTCCAGGGAAGCGGCCCGGGCTTTCACGGCCCGAAAATCGTAGGGGCGGTAGCGGTGGGAGGTCGGCTCCACCACAATGGCTTCAGGCTCCGAGGTTTCGCGGGCAGAAGCCAGTCCCAGCAGGAATACCTCCGGCTTCAGGCTTCGGTCCAGCAGGTTAAAGATACCATCGGCCGAGAGCTGGGCCGAAACACGAAACAGACTTTGATTTTCCCACATAGGGAGGTAGCGGGGTAGGCGTAAAGGAGCGCAAAGCTGGAAG is a genomic window containing:
- a CDS encoding DNA integrity scanning protein DisA nucleotide-binding domain protein; the protein is MWENQSLFRVSAQLSADGIFNLLDRSLKPEVFLLGLASARETSEPEAIVVEPTSHRYRPYDFRAVKARAASLEPDGPREVVYHLHPLDHDRFEKHRWYELLRRATEHALNDLVRLREEDRVNFCSLPVSVGGYLVIVVLQLSAEVYNSYYSLPGPAGPTRPASLLAATVQEFLQDASRALRESDTDDDRPVLDRDYNEVLRAAGRRFMLRAAAGSHGLYDACNGIAALRHEGDEGVGTMLIARRNHPAVVPIMTLESPIPLRDYRRIRKLLELSEDRNALISDASDVFGLGYLVEPSDAQYEPLFTVHFTKHYSWELSHNGQVMMKVVSNTPRLPQGTVDELNFAAAIRRVFPGVDAAGVAYLWELTLKATAQTNGTILVISEGAAQEAARLTRQCFRVAPRLMTPSVLRLVTNIDGAVLIDPAGTCYAIGVILDGLATEKGDSSRGSRYNSALRYVESSRYPVLVVVVSEDGWIDLLPPMRR